Proteins encoded together in one Candidatus Binataceae bacterium window:
- the bfr gene encoding bacterioferritin, with translation MKTDPRIIQFLNLVLRNELTAINQYFLHSRQLKHWGTHKLGEYEYKESIAEMRHADAVIERVLFLEGLPNLQDLDRLLIGENVKEVLDADLRLERKALGDLRDAIAYVEGARDFATRDLLQKILVDEEAHVDFIETQLDMIARMGLENYIQLQSSAA, from the coding sequence ATGAAGACCGACCCTCGGATCATCCAATTCCTCAACCTCGTTTTACGTAACGAACTGACCGCCATAAATCAGTACTTTCTCCATTCGCGCCAGTTGAAACACTGGGGCACTCACAAGCTGGGAGAGTACGAATATAAGGAATCGATAGCCGAAATGCGCCACGCCGATGCAGTCATCGAACGGGTGCTGTTTCTGGAAGGTCTGCCCAATCTACAGGATCTCGATCGGCTGCTAATCGGAGAAAACGTCAAGGAAGTGCTTGACGCAGACCTGCGCTTGGAGCGCAAGGCGCTGGGAGATCTGCGCGACGCGATCGCCTATGTCGAGGGTGCGCGCGACTTTGCCACGCGCGACTTGCTGCAGAAGATTCTGGTGGACGAAGAAGCCCACGTCGATTTTATCGAGACTCAGTTGGACATGATCGCCCGGATGGGCCTGGAGAACTACATCCAGTTGCAATCCAGCGCGGCCTGA
- a CDS encoding MaoC family dehydratase has product MKPEFFEDYHVGAIHEFGSARVDEAELIDFASRYDPQYLHIDREAAARGPFGGLIASGWHTASITMRLLVEHFIPAASSLGSPGIDELRWLLPVRPGDELRVRVTVLEARRSRTKPDRGLLKSLMEVFNQRNELVMSMRALNFVRLRHPAG; this is encoded by the coding sequence GTGAAACCGGAATTCTTCGAAGATTACCATGTGGGCGCCATCCACGAGTTTGGCAGCGCCAGGGTTGATGAAGCGGAACTCATCGATTTCGCCAGCCGTTACGATCCGCAATACCTGCATATCGACCGCGAGGCAGCCGCTCGCGGCCCTTTTGGCGGCTTGATCGCCAGCGGTTGGCATACTGCTAGTATTACAATGCGGCTATTGGTAGAGCATTTCATTCCCGCCGCCTCCAGCCTGGGCTCGCCCGGCATCGATGAGCTGCGCTGGCTGCTCCCGGTCCGGCCGGGTGATGAACTGCGCGTCAGGGTGACGGTGCTAGAGGCACGCCGCTCGCGCACCAAGCCCGACCGCGGGCTGCTCAAATCCTTGATGGAAGTCTTCAATCAACGGAACGAGCTGGTGATGAGCATGCGGGCGCTGAATTTCGTCCGTCTGCGCCATCCCGCGGGCTGA
- a CDS encoding CaiB/BaiF CoA-transferase family protein codes for MSEGKAASPAPVRRALDGIKVVAFEASVAAPHCSRMLADMGAEVIKIERPGEGDLIRHWDSAVHGLSSGYVWLNWNKRSLAIDVKQPAGKEVILKLVAQADVFLENFAPGVVERLGLGPADLCQLNARLIYCSLSGYGQQGPYRDVKAYDLLVQGESGIIATTGYKDQMARAGIAIADLTSSMYAALSIMMALFQRERSGRGQTIDLSMFEAMTAWLGYFPHYYWHRGEEPERTGMRHPYITPYGPYRAGDGVWVSVAVATAQDWVKFCKLVLQRPDLLEDARFDTVEHRRHNRAVLEEIVERLFLTQPHQEWLARLRAADMAYGLVRGIGEVLNHPQIEARQMIGEVDSPVGRLPVMRSPMRLSDSPPRFDRIPDLGEDSEAILRELGYDDAAIGKLRQDKVI; via the coding sequence ATGAGCGAGGGCAAGGCGGCTTCTCCCGCGCCGGTGCGGCGCGCGCTTGACGGAATCAAGGTGGTGGCCTTCGAAGCCTCGGTAGCCGCGCCCCATTGCAGCCGGATGCTAGCCGACATGGGCGCCGAGGTAATCAAGATCGAGCGACCGGGGGAGGGTGACCTGATTCGCCATTGGGACAGCGCCGTGCATGGCTTGTCATCAGGCTATGTGTGGCTTAACTGGAACAAGCGCAGCCTTGCGATCGATGTCAAACAACCGGCGGGCAAGGAAGTCATTCTCAAACTGGTCGCCCAGGCCGACGTGTTTCTGGAAAACTTCGCGCCTGGAGTGGTCGAACGGCTGGGACTGGGACCTGCCGACCTTTGCCAGCTCAATGCGCGTCTGATCTACTGCTCGCTTTCAGGCTACGGCCAGCAGGGCCCTTATCGTGACGTCAAGGCCTACGATTTGCTAGTTCAGGGTGAAAGCGGAATTATCGCCACCACCGGTTACAAGGATCAGATGGCACGAGCAGGCATCGCGATCGCGGACCTGACCTCCTCGATGTATGCCGCGCTTTCCATCATGATGGCGCTCTTTCAGCGCGAACGCAGCGGTCGCGGGCAGACCATCGATCTGTCGATGTTCGAAGCGATGACCGCCTGGCTGGGCTACTTCCCCCATTACTATTGGCATCGCGGCGAGGAGCCCGAGCGTACCGGAATGCGCCATCCCTATATCACGCCTTACGGACCCTATCGGGCGGGTGACGGAGTTTGGGTTAGCGTTGCGGTGGCGACGGCCCAGGATTGGGTCAAATTCTGCAAGCTGGTGCTTCAGCGCCCTGATTTGTTGGAGGACGCGCGCTTCGACACCGTCGAGCATCGGCGACACAATCGCGCGGTACTGGAGGAAATTGTCGAAAGATTGTTCCTGACCCAGCCCCATCAGGAATGGCTGGCACGCCTGCGCGCCGCCGACATGGCCTATGGCCTGGTGCGAGGAATCGGCGAGGTCCTAAACCACCCGCAGATCGAGGCTCGACAGATGATTGGAGAGGTCGATTCGCCGGTGGGGCGGCTGCCGGTGATGCGCTCGCCGATGCGGCTATCGGACAGCCCGCCGCGGTTCGATCGGATTCCGGACTTGGGCGAAGACAGCGAGGCCATCCTGCGCGAGCTGGGTTACGACGACGCGGCGATCGGCAAATTGCGCCAGGACAAAGTGATCTGA
- a CDS encoding MaoC family dehydratase: MPIKAGWEGRYFEDFAPGDIYRCRLGRTVTEADNIWFTLLTNNTNQIHFNNEYGKRTEFGRCLINSALTMAIVAGMSVADVSENGFALGWDQITLPNPLFAGDTLYSESEVIEKRESKSKPQWGILKVRTRGIQQEGKVVIDFVRSVMVWKRAYAPKQDLFPEPVAR; encoded by the coding sequence ATGCCCATCAAAGCGGGCTGGGAAGGACGTTATTTCGAGGATTTCGCTCCCGGCGACATCTATCGCTGCCGGCTGGGGCGCACGGTCACCGAAGCCGACAATATCTGGTTCACGCTGCTGACCAACAATACCAACCAAATCCATTTCAACAACGAGTACGGCAAGCGCACTGAGTTCGGCCGCTGCCTCATCAACAGCGCCCTTACCATGGCGATCGTCGCTGGGATGAGCGTGGCCGACGTGAGTGAAAACGGCTTTGCTCTGGGCTGGGATCAGATCACGTTGCCTAACCCGCTGTTCGCCGGTGACACCCTGTATTCGGAATCCGAGGTGATTGAAAAGCGCGAGTCCAAGTCCAAGCCGCAGTGGGGAATTCTGAAGGTGCGCACCCGCGGCATCCAGCAGGAGGGCAAGGTAGTGATCGATTTTGTACGCAGCGTAATGGTCTGGAAGAGGGCTTATGCCCCCAAACAGGACCTGTTCCCCGAGCCGGTGGCGCGATGA
- a CDS encoding acyl-CoA dehydrogenase family protein encodes MSSGSAEDQAEIRAGVQQLCREYPDAYWRELDRRGDYPQAFVDALARSGYLAALIPEEYGGSGLGITEASIILEEINRCGGNSAACHAQMYTMGVVLRHGSEAQKRRYLPAIARGELRLQAFAVTEPNAGSETTKLETRAVRRGDHYVINGQKIFISRVQESDLMLLLARTTPYAELKDKTQGLSVFLLDMREVKGELEVRPLDLMINHHSNSLTFTDVEIPADCLVGEEGRGFRYIIDGWNAERILIAAEAVGDGRWFIERATNYARQREVFGRPIGANQGIQFPIAQAYARICAADLMRMDAAAKFDRNHKCGAEANMAKWLASEASWEAANVCLNTHGGYGFARDFDIERKFRETRLFITAPVSNNLVLAFLSQNVLGLPRSY; translated from the coding sequence ATGAGCAGCGGGAGTGCCGAAGATCAGGCCGAAATTCGCGCCGGTGTACAACAGCTATGCCGCGAGTACCCCGACGCCTACTGGCGCGAGCTGGATCGCCGCGGCGATTATCCGCAGGCTTTCGTCGACGCCTTGGCGCGCAGCGGCTATCTGGCCGCGCTGATCCCCGAGGAATACGGCGGCTCGGGCTTAGGTATCACCGAAGCCAGCATCATCCTTGAAGAGATCAACCGCTGCGGTGGCAACTCGGCCGCGTGCCATGCCCAGATGTACACGATGGGCGTGGTCCTGCGCCACGGTAGCGAGGCGCAAAAGCGCCGCTACTTGCCCGCGATCGCGCGCGGCGAATTGCGTTTGCAGGCCTTCGCCGTGACCGAACCCAATGCCGGATCGGAAACCACCAAGCTGGAGACCCGCGCCGTGCGCCGCGGCGACCATTACGTGATAAACGGCCAAAAAATCTTCATCTCGCGAGTCCAGGAGTCCGATCTGATGCTGCTTTTGGCCCGCACTACGCCCTACGCCGAGCTCAAGGACAAAACCCAGGGTTTGTCGGTGTTCTTGCTCGATATGCGTGAGGTCAAAGGGGAGTTGGAGGTCCGGCCGCTGGACTTGATGATCAACCATCACTCCAACAGCCTGACCTTCACCGACGTCGAGATTCCCGCCGATTGCTTGGTGGGCGAGGAAGGGCGCGGCTTTCGCTACATCATCGACGGTTGGAACGCCGAACGCATCCTGATTGCCGCCGAGGCCGTGGGCGACGGCCGCTGGTTTATCGAACGAGCGACTAACTATGCGCGCCAGCGCGAGGTTTTCGGCCGTCCGATCGGCGCCAACCAAGGTATCCAGTTTCCAATCGCGCAGGCTTATGCGCGGATCTGCGCCGCCGATCTTATGCGGATGGACGCCGCAGCCAAGTTCGATCGCAATCACAAATGCGGGGCCGAGGCCAACATGGCGAAATGGCTGGCCTCCGAGGCCTCCTGGGAGGCCGCCAACGTCTGCCTCAATACCCACGGCGGTTACGGCTTTGCGCGCGACTTCGACATCGAGCGCAAGTTCCGCGAAACTCGACTCTTCATTACCGCCCCCGTCAGCAACAATCTGGTGCTCGCCTTTCTCAGCCAGAACGTGCTCGGCCTTCCCCGCTCCTATTAA
- a CDS encoding CoA ester lyase yields the protein MQKLLRSWMFVPGSRQRMIDKALALTSVDAIMLDLEDGVAPAEKDPARLLVGQSLARAHQMGPTPARYVRINAIGHQRMQDDLAAVLAPGLEGLLLPKVETAEQIKLVAGLLDARETHCGLEAGGVRLMVAIESPRGLMQAHAIASASPRVIGLMFGAEDFGRELGLPIKREGEASELLYPRSAIALAAAAANVQAVDGVWPNLQDSAGLTRYATQARRLGFTGMSLIHPSQIEAINQVFTPTPDELEHCRQVIAAFEQAQARGDGSIAFGGQLIDLPIVERARRTLTLAG from the coding sequence GTGCAAAAGCTCTTACGCTCCTGGATGTTCGTGCCCGGTAGCCGCCAACGCATGATCGACAAGGCGCTGGCTTTGACCAGCGTGGACGCTATCATGCTCGACCTCGAAGACGGGGTAGCACCGGCGGAAAAGGATCCTGCTCGCCTGTTGGTCGGTCAAAGCTTGGCGCGAGCCCACCAAATGGGGCCGACACCCGCCCGCTACGTGCGAATCAATGCTATCGGCCATCAACGTATGCAGGACGACCTGGCCGCCGTCCTGGCCCCGGGGTTGGAGGGGTTGTTGCTGCCCAAGGTGGAAACGGCCGAACAAATCAAATTGGTGGCTGGCCTACTCGATGCGCGCGAGACACACTGCGGGCTGGAGGCAGGCGGAGTTAGGTTGATGGTCGCGATCGAGAGCCCACGTGGCCTAATGCAGGCCCACGCTATCGCCAGCGCTTCACCGCGGGTCATTGGTCTGATGTTCGGGGCCGAGGATTTCGGCCGGGAATTGGGCTTGCCCATCAAGCGCGAGGGCGAGGCCAGCGAGCTACTCTATCCGCGCTCGGCCATCGCCCTAGCCGCCGCCGCAGCCAACGTCCAAGCTGTCGATGGCGTCTGGCCCAATCTGCAGGATAGCGCGGGTCTGACCCGCTACGCGACCCAGGCCCGCCGGCTAGGCTTCACCGGGATGTCGCTGATCCATCCCTCGCAGATCGAAGCCATCAACCAGGTCTTTACCCCCACCCCAGACGAATTGGAACATTGCCGCCAGGTCATCGCCGCCTTCGAGCAGGCCCAGGCTCGGGGCGACGGCTCAATCGCCTTTGGCGGCCAACTCATCGACTTGCCCATCGTCGAGCGCGCCCGCCGCACCCTGACTTTGGCCGGATAG
- a CDS encoding CocE/NonD family hydrolase — MSATAREARFRMVVERDLAVPMRDGTILYADLYRPDAPGRFPALVMRTPYDKGQSTSPEREYFASRGYLVIVQDTRGRHSSQGQFVPFVHEHNDGHDTLRWAARLGQCNGVVGSVGQSYLGLVQYLAAPNAPAELRAAAVTSGPVTYFEDFIYRRGVFELGWMLGYFITMVRDSLARQGLYEQERARLDSYLEDPKQRFSPLTLEHYLHLPLADWGERLGQGAPYFSDYLRNWRYGSYWEQTDLRGRIGEIDLPMFHIGSWYDVFQYDTLMMYQGMRRQAKSEASRRAQKLLMGPWAHLLPYSIPTSKGTGESDFGSEALIELNAYQLRWFDYFLKGMANGVLEEPPVRIFVMGRNQWRDEQEWPLTRTRYTKLYLHSEGHANSLRGDGRLSFTPPGEQPADGYAYDPRNPVATRGGTVLSLPNGVYDQREIEERADVLVYTGEILERELEITGPVTLTLFASSSAPDTDFCAKLCDVRLDGYVQNLVEGVIRARFRESLSQPSPIKPGEVYRFSIDLWATSHVVKPGHRLRLEITSSNFPRYDRNLNTGEDPMLGTRMQVAQQRVFHDVRAPSHLVLPIIP, encoded by the coding sequence ATGTCAGCCACGGCTCGCGAGGCTCGTTTTCGAATGGTGGTCGAGCGGGATTTGGCGGTGCCGATGCGCGACGGCACGATCCTTTACGCCGATCTGTATCGCCCCGACGCGCCTGGCCGCTTTCCTGCCCTGGTGATGCGTACCCCTTACGACAAGGGGCAATCCACCTCCCCCGAGCGCGAATACTTTGCGAGCCGTGGCTATCTGGTAATCGTGCAGGACACCCGCGGCCGCCATTCCTCCCAGGGCCAGTTCGTGCCCTTCGTGCACGAGCACAACGACGGCCACGATACCCTGCGATGGGCGGCGCGGCTGGGGCAATGCAACGGGGTGGTAGGCAGCGTGGGCCAATCCTACCTGGGACTGGTGCAGTACTTGGCCGCGCCCAACGCTCCCGCCGAACTGCGCGCGGCCGCGGTGACATCGGGGCCGGTCACTTATTTCGAAGACTTCATCTATCGGCGCGGAGTCTTCGAGCTGGGCTGGATGCTGGGTTATTTCATCACAATGGTACGTGACAGCTTGGCCCGCCAGGGGCTTTACGAGCAGGAGCGGGCGCGACTGGACAGCTATTTGGAGGATCCGAAGCAACGCTTCTCGCCACTTACCCTGGAGCATTACCTCCATCTGCCGTTGGCCGATTGGGGCGAGCGATTGGGCCAAGGCGCACCCTATTTCAGCGATTATTTGCGCAACTGGCGCTACGGTTCGTATTGGGAGCAAACCGACCTGCGTGGACGAATAGGTGAGATCGACCTGCCGATGTTCCATATCGGCTCGTGGTACGACGTCTTTCAGTACGACACCCTGATGATGTACCAGGGGATGCGCCGGCAGGCTAAAAGCGAGGCGAGCCGACGTGCGCAGAAGCTGCTGATGGGACCATGGGCCCATCTGCTGCCCTATTCGATCCCCACCTCCAAGGGCACTGGGGAAAGCGATTTTGGTTCGGAGGCCCTAATCGAACTCAACGCTTATCAGCTTCGCTGGTTCGATTATTTTCTCAAGGGCATGGCTAACGGGGTACTGGAGGAGCCGCCGGTACGCATTTTCGTGATGGGGCGTAATCAATGGCGCGACGAACAGGAATGGCCGCTGACAAGAACGCGCTATACCAAGCTTTATCTGCATAGCGAGGGGCATGCCAATAGCCTTCGCGGCGACGGTCGGCTTTCCTTCACCCCGCCTGGCGAGCAGCCGGCAGATGGTTATGCCTACGATCCGCGCAATCCAGTTGCCACTCGCGGAGGCACCGTGCTCAGCCTTCCCAACGGGGTTTACGACCAGCGGGAAATCGAAGAGCGAGCTGACGTACTGGTGTATACGGGAGAAATTTTAGAGCGAGAGCTGGAGATTACCGGTCCGGTTACTTTGACGCTATTTGCATCATCGTCGGCGCCAGATACGGATTTTTGCGCCAAGCTTTGCGACGTGCGGCTCGACGGCTACGTGCAGAATTTAGTAGAAGGCGTCATCCGCGCTCGCTTTCGCGAATCGTTGTCGCAGCCAAGCCCCATCAAGCCAGGCGAGGTCTATCGCTTTTCAATTGATTTATGGGCAACCAGTCATGTGGTTAAGCCCGGCCATCGCTTGCGGCTGGAAATTACCTCCAGCAACTTTCCGCGCTATGACCGCAACCTCAACACCGGCGAGGACCCTATGTTGGGGACACGTATGCAAGTCGCGCAGCAGCGCGTCTTCCATGATGTCCGCGCTCCCTCTCATTTGGTCTTGCCGATCATTCCCTAA
- a CDS encoding fumarylacetoacetate hydrolase family protein codes for MKLVLFQTEQGEICPGLMTTRGIVNIAAAVPRGHTPELTMEGIINRFEELRPVLAELDSKGPALPSDRVRLLPPLPRPGKILCCIANYWEHAQREPRPLNMFLKNPDAVVGPGDTIRLPEFTEPWMFMHEAELALVIKGPAKMVAAADWRRAVFGYTALIDVSARGQGRYTWKQGSWLGKSFDTFAPIGPCIATADEIADPNDLHVRFWNNGELRHNYSTDDMEHRVPELVEFASTVMTLNSGDLIACGTNHEGLGALQDGELVEIDIQHIGRMALRVADPLKRTWERGVYMGADSTNPEAVRRHRPPSA; via the coding sequence ATGAAGCTGGTTTTATTTCAGACGGAGCAAGGAGAAATCTGCCCCGGTCTGATGACCACGCGTGGAATCGTCAATATTGCGGCGGCGGTGCCGCGAGGTCACACTCCGGAACTCACGATGGAGGGGATCATTAACCGCTTCGAAGAGCTGCGGCCGGTGTTGGCGGAGCTTGATTCCAAAGGCCCCGCGCTACCCTCCGATCGGGTGCGATTGTTACCGCCGTTGCCGCGGCCGGGCAAAATCCTGTGCTGCATCGCCAATTACTGGGAGCACGCCCAGCGTGAGCCGCGCCCCCTCAACATGTTTCTGAAAAACCCCGACGCCGTGGTCGGGCCCGGTGACACGATTCGCCTGCCCGAGTTCACCGAGCCTTGGATGTTCATGCACGAAGCGGAGCTCGCCCTGGTAATCAAGGGGCCGGCCAAGATGGTGGCGGCGGCGGATTGGCGGCGCGCGGTCTTCGGCTACACGGCGCTGATTGACGTGTCGGCGCGCGGCCAGGGACGCTACACCTGGAAACAGGGGAGCTGGCTGGGCAAATCCTTCGACACGTTTGCGCCAATCGGTCCCTGTATCGCTACCGCCGACGAGATTGCCGATCCCAATGATCTGCACGTGCGGTTCTGGAATAACGGTGAATTGCGCCATAACTACAGCACCGACGACATGGAACATCGCGTGCCGGAGTTGGTCGAGTTTGCCTCCACCGTCATGACCCTCAACAGCGGCGACTTGATAGCCTGCGGCACCAACCACGAAGGGTTGGGTGCGCTACAGGACGGCGAGCTGGTCGAGATCGACATCCAGCATATCGGGCGGATGGCACTGCGGGTGGCCGACCCCTTGAAGCGCACCTGGGAGCGAGGCGTTTACATGGGTGCCGATTCCACTAATCCCGAGGCTGTGCGCCGCCATCGCCCACCAAGCGCATGA
- a CDS encoding MFS transporter, whose product MKPKFAWLTVVGAWLVCALLFGSAIPTSGLYYRAVTLAFHTSRAGVSLLTSVGAVGMCLGALVSGALLIRWPAQRVIMAGALLEAMGFVLASRAHSFRLLLGANSLLGLGVGIGALIPVSFIIGNWFGTGAGLAMGLAMTGTSIGGSVMALVINFLLSHWGWRTAYWVLALPVMLIILPLGLVLRGSPPQSVGAGTPAPHLYGLEVGVALHGREFWLIALCQFLFGAVAAGILAHLPSYLQGLGYRAGQAALAVSVALGITAIGKISLGLVADRIGSRVTVSLNFLLEGMGVVLLIGAARPAFLIAGIACYGVSWGAPLALLPLLTIESLGLKRYGAISGLTNLAFTAGNVIGPLAAGRVFDLTGSYRPAFVAMALAVMIDAMAVLACRPLARVSRGALAAQSSAAVI is encoded by the coding sequence TTGAAGCCTAAATTCGCCTGGCTGACGGTTGTTGGAGCATGGCTGGTATGCGCCCTGCTTTTTGGCTCCGCTATCCCTACTAGCGGTTTGTACTACCGCGCGGTCACGCTGGCCTTTCATACCAGCCGCGCCGGCGTCTCGCTGCTGACCAGCGTGGGCGCGGTCGGGATGTGCCTGGGCGCGCTCGTCTCTGGCGCGCTGCTGATCCGGTGGCCGGCTCAGCGCGTCATCATGGCCGGAGCGCTGCTGGAAGCGATGGGCTTCGTATTGGCCAGCCGCGCTCATAGCTTCCGATTGTTGTTGGGCGCCAACAGCCTGCTGGGCCTGGGGGTGGGAATTGGCGCCCTGATTCCGGTCTCCTTCATTATCGGCAATTGGTTTGGCACCGGCGCCGGCCTGGCGATGGGCTTGGCGATGACGGGAACATCGATCGGCGGCAGCGTGATGGCCCTGGTCATCAACTTTCTCCTAAGCCATTGGGGCTGGCGCACGGCGTACTGGGTGCTGGCGCTACCGGTCATGCTCATCATCCTCCCTCTTGGCTTGGTTTTGCGCGGGTCCCCGCCTCAATCTGTCGGCGCCGGCACCCCTGCCCCGCATCTGTACGGCCTGGAAGTTGGCGTGGCTCTGCACGGGCGAGAATTCTGGCTGATCGCGCTTTGTCAATTTCTGTTCGGTGCCGTGGCGGCCGGCATCCTGGCCCACTTGCCCTCTTACCTCCAAGGTCTGGGCTATCGCGCCGGGCAAGCCGCGCTGGCAGTCAGCGTGGCCTTGGGCATCACCGCGATCGGTAAGATTTCGCTGGGTTTGGTCGCCGACAGGATTGGTAGCCGAGTGACCGTGTCGCTGAATTTTTTGTTGGAAGGCATGGGAGTGGTGCTGCTCATCGGCGCCGCGCGCCCGGCCTTTTTGATCGCAGGGATCGCCTGTTACGGCGTGAGTTGGGGCGCTCCGCTAGCGTTGTTGCCGCTGCTTACCATCGAATCGCTAGGGCTCAAACGCTACGGCGCCATTTCCGGCCTGACCAACTTGGCCTTTACCGCCGGTAACGTGATTGGGCCATTGGCTGCCGGTCGGGTCTTCGATTTAACTGGCAGCTATCGTCCAGCCTTCGTGGCGATGGCGCTGGCGGTCATGATTGATGCAATGGCAGTACTCGCCTGCCGTCCGCTGGCCAGGGTTTCCCGCGGCGCGCTCGCCGCGCAAAGCAGCGCCGCGGTAATTTAG
- a CDS encoding MFS transporter, translating to MTQRTRGWLTVAGLWISLALLWATVIPTTGLFLGPISQAFHTSRAAVSLISSLLAVGACVGALISGWLIGFVDARRVMLLGALVLVFTYVVASQVQSFSHLLVCYVILGMGVGISTLVPASFIVGNWFEEGSAGIAMGITMTGNSASSAVTVMLINYAITHWGWRHAYLALAIPIVIIEIPLITLLRPRPIREMPEGAAKLPLPSEGFELGQALRTREFWLIVVGQFLFGWVANGILTHMVPYLQNLAYTRSHAAEALSLVMLLTSVGKISLGLTADRVGARWAAALNFAIEAVGVAFLIGAARLHFLIPGLICYGLTWGTPLALLPFLTIQSLGLKRYGAIAGLTNVAFTAGNALGALATGWIFDITGSYADAFAVMAAFTFVGVFAAAACRPLSQTMPPGERQTVRARQAGGAPL from the coding sequence ATGACGCAACGGACCCGAGGATGGTTGACTGTGGCAGGATTATGGATCTCGCTGGCCCTGCTGTGGGCCACCGTGATCCCGACTACCGGCCTGTTCCTGGGCCCCATTTCGCAGGCCTTCCACACCAGCCGCGCCGCCGTCTCGCTTATTTCCAGCCTGCTAGCAGTCGGCGCCTGCGTGGGCGCTCTAATTTCGGGCTGGCTTATCGGCTTTGTCGACGCACGCCGCGTAATGCTCCTGGGCGCGCTCGTGCTGGTGTTCACTTATGTCGTGGCCAGCCAGGTCCAAAGCTTCTCCCACCTGCTGGTCTGCTATGTGATTCTGGGCATGGGAGTTGGAATCAGCACCTTGGTGCCGGCTTCCTTTATCGTCGGCAACTGGTTCGAGGAGGGCAGCGCCGGGATTGCGATGGGAATCACGATGACCGGTAATTCCGCCTCCTCCGCGGTCACCGTGATGCTCATCAACTACGCCATCACCCATTGGGGCTGGCGCCATGCCTATCTAGCCCTGGCCATTCCGATCGTGATCATCGAAATTCCCTTGATCACCCTGTTACGGCCGCGGCCCATTCGCGAGATGCCGGAGGGCGCGGCCAAGCTACCGCTGCCCTCGGAAGGATTCGAGCTGGGCCAGGCGCTGCGCACGCGCGAGTTCTGGCTTATCGTGGTTGGCCAATTCCTTTTCGGCTGGGTCGCCAATGGCATCCTCACTCACATGGTGCCCTACCTGCAAAACCTGGCTTACACCCGCAGCCATGCCGCCGAGGCTCTCAGCCTGGTAATGTTGCTGACCTCGGTGGGCAAAATTTCGCTCGGCTTGACCGCGGATCGCGTCGGCGCGCGCTGGGCGGCGGCGCTCAACTTCGCCATCGAGGCAGTCGGGGTAGCCTTTCTGATTGGTGCCGCGCGGCTCCATTTTCTGATCCCCGGCCTGATCTGCTACGGCCTGACCTGGGGCACGCCCCTCGCCTTGCTGCCATTTCTGACCATTCAATCCTTGGGTCTCAAACGCTACGGCGCGATTGCCGGCCTGACCAACGTTGCCTTCACCGCTGGCAACGCTTTGGGGGCGCTGGCCACTGGCTGGATTTTCGATATCACCGGCAGCTATGCCGACGCCTTCGCGGTGATGGCTGCCTTTACCTTCGTGGGCGTCTTTGCCGCCGCCGCCTGCCGGCCGCTGAGCCAGACCATGCCGCCGGGAGAGCGGCAAACTGTACGCGCCCGTCAAGCCGGCGGCGCGCCGCTGTAG